ACTTACGTTGGTCTCAAGTCAGAATGCTATCACGACCCCATCGTTTCAGAACATTCGACGTGGGTTTTTATGCCAGATATATGCCTCCGGCGGGTCAAAAACGGCCTCAGAACACTATCAGAACAACACTTTCCAGTACCACCAGCGCAAAATACAGCACAATGAAGCTGACATCAAGATAAATCGAACCGAGCGGCAATGGGCGAATATAGCGACGTAGCCAGCGCAGAGGGGGTTCGGTAATGGAATACACAATATTGATCAGCTGGGCCACCACACCACGTGGATACCAGTTTCGTGCGAGAACGGAGACCCAGTCCAGAATCATGCGCACGAACAGAACCGTGATATACGCGTTAATGAGCCATGCAAGAATGCGGCCGATCAGAGAGAACACTAAGGAAAGCATGCTGACAGACTAACAACCGCGCATGAAAAGTTTGCTCGGAGCACAATAAGAATCGGCCGACTCCTTGCTGGGAGTCGGCCGAATACCGATATAACGTCGAATGCGAAAACTACTGAACCGG
This DNA window, taken from Bifidobacterium longum subsp. longum JCM 1217, encodes the following:
- a CDS encoding YggT family protein yields the protein MLSLVFSLIGRILAWLINAYITVLFVRMILDWVSVLARNWYPRGVVAQLINIVYSITEPPLRWLRRYIRPLPLGSIYLDVSFIVLYFALVVLESVVLIVF